Genomic segment of Bacteroidales bacterium:
GTTCATTACATTTTCCAAGGCTGGTTCTGAAAGCTTTTTCATTTTTAAAAACCATTGGGTAGAAATGCGTGGCTCAATGACTACATGGGTGCGCTCGCTGTAGCCAACTTTATTGAGGTACGATTCTGTTTTTAAAAGCAGACCTTGTTTTTCGAGTTCTTGAGCTACTAATTTACGGGCTTCGAAACGATCAATTCCCACAAAGAGCTGGGCTTTTTCGTTTAATGTGCCATCTTCGTTAAAAGTATCGATTACATCGAGGTTGTGTTTTATGCCTAATTCGTAGTCGTTTGGGTCGTGGGCAGGAGTAACCTTCAATGCTCCGGTACCAAAGTCCATTTCAACGTATTCGTCGGTAATAATCGGTACTATGCGATTTACAAGAGGAACACGAACTTTTTTGCCGTGATATTTTTGGTAACGTTCATCGTTTGGATTAACACATAAAGCGGTATCGCCCAAAATTGTTTCGGGGCGAGTGGTAGCAACCGGAATGTATTCGTCGGTGCCTTCAACAAAATATTTTACGTAATAGAGATTTGAATTTTCTTCTTTGTAAATAACTTCTTCGTCAGATAGTGCTGTTTTAGCTTGGGGATCCCAGTTTACAATACGAATGCCCCTGTATATAAGTCCTTTGTTATATAAATCGACAAAAACTTTGATGACGCTTTCGCTTAGTGCCGGATCCATAGTGAAGCAGGTACGATCCCAATCGCACGATGCTCCTAACTTTTTTAATTGCTCCAGAATTATTCCACCGTGTTTTTCTTTCCATTCCCATGCATGTTTTAAAAATTCTTCGCGTGTAAGGTTGTTTTTGTCAATTCCTTCGGCTTTGAGTTTGGCAACTACTTTGGCTTCGGTTGCTATCGATGCGTGGTCGGTACCTGGTACCCAGCAAGCATTTTTGCCCTTCATGCGTGCACGACGTATAAGGACATCCTGAAGGGTGTTGTTGAGCATATGTCCCATGTGCAAAACACCGGTTACATTGGGTGGTGGAATTACAATGGTATAAGGTTCGCGATGGTCCGGAATAGATTTAAATAATTTATGCTCAAGCCAATATTGGTACCATTTATCTTCAATCTCAAGAGGATTGTATTTCGATTCTATAATATTCATTTCTACATTTTTTTCTGCCCGCAAAAATAACAATTAATTACTTATTGTCAAATTAAATAAGGTAGATTAAAATGACTTTGGACATCGTAAAAAATTTGTCATTTCGTTTAAATATATTAATTTTGAATGATAATGATAAAATGTGTCGAATATATATATACTAAAATGGGAAAAAAAATAAAACAAAGCATCTTATCTAACATATACAATTATATTTCATCTATAATAGAAATAGATGATAATGAATGGAGTTATTATTCTGCTATGTTTGAAATTAAGGAAATTAAAAAAAAAGATATATTGCTGATGCCAGATTCAATATGCAAAAATGTTTATTTTGTTAATCATGGTTTATTGCGTATCTTTTTTTTAGATAGAAATGGTAATGAAATAACATTCTATTTTGCTTTAGAAAATGATTTAGCTACTGATTTAGAAAGCTTTCTTTTAGAAACACCTTCTCATTATTGTATTCAAGCTTTAGAAGATACTCAAGTTGTTGTTTGGTCTCGTTATATGATTCAAGATGGTTACTATCATTTACGTTATGGTGATAGACTTGCAAGAATTATTTTAGAAAAATATTTTGTGCTTTTTAGCCGAAAATTACAATCTCTTTATACTAAAAATCCACTTGAACGATATAATGATATGATTAAACGATATCCAACTATAATGCAAAGAATACCTCAACATTATATTGCTTCATATTTAAATATAACATCTGTTCATTTGAGTCGTTTAAAACGATTAAATAAAAAAATTAACAAATGTTAATGTTTTTGAAGTTTTAAAATAATTATTTTGCATTAAATAATATCATTAAAAAAATAGAAAAATATGCTTAGTAAACTTTTATTTATATTTATTGGTTTAATACTTTGTGTAAATATATTTTATGCTCAACCTTATCAAGTTGGTCATATTAGTATGTCATTTTATGATCCTGCTCGCAATAATCGTGAAGTATCAACCGAAATATATTATCCTTCATTAATAACAGGAGATAATGTTCCTGTGGCACCAGGAGTATTTCCATACTTGGTTTTTGGTCATGGTTTTTTAATGGGGGCGAGTGATTATACTAAATTATCCGATTCGTTAGTTTCAGAAGGTTATATAGTTATTTATGTAACAACTTGTATGACAGTATTTACGTCTGATCATGAGACTTTTAGGTTAGATTTAGCATTTATAAGTAGTATTTTTTATTCGTTAAATAGCAATATTTCTTCATCATTTTATGGAAAAATAATCGATAAAAAAGCTATCATAGGACATTCTATGGGAGGTGGTTGTACGGTTTTAGCTGCTCAAAACAATCCAAATATTAATGCTATTATTTGTTTATCTCCATTGGGCACCACGAATCCTTCAGCTATTTCAGTTGCTGATTTAGTAAACGTACCCGCATTGATTATTGGAGCAAGTGGAGACTCTGTTTGTCCTGCAAATACAATGGGAATACCTATCTACGATTCACTTTCATCTACGTGCAAAGTTTTTATATCTATTATTGGAGGTGGACATTGTTTGTTTGGAAATAACTCAAATGGTGCATGCAGTTTAGGCGAAAGTGCTTCTGGATCAAGCATTACTATAACAAATGACCAACAAAATGATGCAACTCTTGATTTTATGATACCTTGGTTAAATTATCATCTTAAAAATGATCAAAATTCAATCATAAGTTTTTTTGATTCGTTACAGATATCTCCAAGAGTTGAAACAATGAATTCATGTTTAATAAATTCTTACATAGATATACAAGATAATAGTCAATTATCGGTTAATTGTTTTATTCATGAAGATAATTTAAATATTGTTGTTTATAATGTTACAGGAGAAAATTTAAAGATACAAATAATCGACGTTTTAGGTAAAGTTGTTTACAATGAAATTGAGCAACATCATTATAATGAAGAATATGTATCAAGTATTATAAATATTAATCAGTTAAATAAAGGTATTTATATAGTTAAGATATGTGATGATAAAAAAATGAAAAGTTTAAAAATTATAAAATAAATATTATTTAATATTTTATTCGTTTTTTATTTGTAATAATAAGTGAACTAAATATAAATAGTTTACAGGTATTTTTTTACATTTTACCCCCAAAACAGTAATCTAAGAAGTTTCATATTAAATATAACTTTTTTTTTATTAGTTCAAATATAAAAATAAACTAATTAGCTATAAAACATTTATAATGAAGCAACCTTTTGTTTTTGAATACGTCTAAAAAAAAAATTATTATGTTGAAGTATAGCTTATTAGTTTATTTATTTTTGGTTTGGTGGTTTCAAACAACAGCGCAAATTCAGATAAATGAATCATTTACCCCTCAGCAATTGGTGCAAAATTATTTTATTGGAGGCGGGGTAACTGTTACCAATGTCCAATTTCATGGTGCTTTAACAAGTACTGGTGCTACGTGTAATCAAATAGCTTATTTTTCAAATGGAAATTCAACCACTCTTGGTATGGATGCTGGTATTGTTATTACTACCGGTTGTGTGGGCAATGTACCTCAAAGTGGTAGTGCTTTTATGTCAACTGATTTAACATTAGCGGGTGTTCCTGAGCTTACATCGCTTGCTGGAGCAGAAACATACGATGGAGCGGTTTTAGAATTCGATTTTGTTCCTTTAGATAATCAAGTGTCGTTTACTTATATATTTGGTTCCGAAGAATATCCCGAATTTGTTAATGCTGGGTATAATGATATTTTTACTTTCTTTATCACGGGTCCAAATCCAGGAGGTGGAAATTATAATAATACCAATATAGCATTAATTCCTGGTACATCTACTCCTGTTTCTATAGATAATGTTAATGCTGGCTCATACCCACAATACTTTGTAGATAATGATGGCAGCTCCAATCAGCCCGTATTCGATGGTTTTACAACACCACTTAATGCTGTAGCCGATGTTGTGCCTTGTCAAACCTACCATTTAAAAATTTGTATAGCTGATGCTGGTGATGGAGTATATGATTCAGGAGTTTTTCTTAAGAGAAATTCGTTAAGTACCGATGCCATTGATTTAGTAGTAAGTTATTCAACGGGAAGTGCTCCAGCCGGTGAAGGCTGTTCTACTGCCACACTTACAGCTACCATTGGAACCGCACCAGCTAACCCTGTTACTGTAAATTATACCATTGGTGGAACAGCTAATACTGCTGATTTTACACAACCCATACCGACAAGTATTACGATTCCAGCAGGACAGACATCGGCTTCGTTTACATTAAATCCTATTATTGACGGGTTGACCGAAGGTGTAGAATATGTTGTTTTTAGTATGCCAAGTAGCTGTGGTGGAACAGCTACCGATACCGTTTATATTGCTGACAATACTGCTTTAAGTGTGAATGCTGGTCAAGATCAAACTTTATGTTCTACGGCATTACCTGCTTCTCTTACAGCTACACCAACAGGTGGTGTTCAACCTTATTTGTATGCTTGGAGTAATGGTGCCGGAAATAGCCAAACGGTATCCGTTTCGCCATCATCTACTACTCATTACGTTGTAACTGTTACAGATGCCTGTGGACAATCGGCAACCGATGTGGTTGATGTTATTATTATTCCGAATCCTACTTCTGATTTTACTTTAAATACTCCTATCTGTGCTGGAGAAGTAGTTAATATTCAATATACTGGGAATGCTTCGGCTTCGGCGACTTACAATTGGAATTTTAATGGTGCTACTATTATAAACGGAGGTACAGGGCAAGGACCTCATCAAATAACATGGAACACAGCAGGCACTTACACGGTCTCACTTACTGTTACCGAAGGT
This window contains:
- a CDS encoding T9SS type A sorting domain-containing protein, whose product is MLSKLLFIFIGLILCVNIFYAQPYQVGHISMSFYDPARNNREVSTEIYYPSLITGDNVPVAPGVFPYLVFGHGFLMGASDYTKLSDSLVSEGYIVIYVTTCMTVFTSDHETFRLDLAFISSIFYSLNSNISSSFYGKIIDKKAIIGHSMGGGCTVLAAQNNPNINAIICLSPLGTTNPSAISVADLVNVPALIIGASGDSVCPANTMGIPIYDSLSSTCKVFISIIGGGHCLFGNNSNGACSLGESASGSSITITNDQQNDATLDFMIPWLNYHLKNDQNSIISFFDSLQISPRVETMNSCLINSYIDIQDNSQLSVNCFIHEDNLNIVVYNVTGENLKIQIIDVLGKVVYNEIEQHHYNEEYVSSIININQLNKGIYIVKICDDKKMKSLKIIK
- a CDS encoding Crp/Fnr family transcriptional regulator, with amino-acid sequence MGKKIKQSILSNIYNYISSIIEIDDNEWSYYSAMFEIKEIKKKDILLMPDSICKNVYFVNHGLLRIFFLDRNGNEITFYFALENDLATDLESFLLETPSHYCIQALEDTQVVVWSRYMIQDGYYHLRYGDRLARIILEKYFVLFSRKLQSLYTKNPLERYNDMIKRYPTIMQRIPQHYIASYLNITSVHLSRLKRLNKKINKC